The window CGAGCGTCGAAGACTTCCTCGCGGTCACGCCGAAGAAGACGCTGGACCTGATTGCGAGCTTCCAGCGCGCGGTGGTCGAGGACCTGGTGGAAAAGACGCTGGAGGCGGCGCGGGCGCGGGAGGTCGCGACGCTGTTCGTCACCGGCGGCGTAGCGGCGAACTCCGAGTTGCGCGCGACCTTCGAACAGCGCGCGGCGCAGGAGGGCCTGCCGGTGTTCTTTCCGTCGCGTCCGCTCTCGACCGACAACGCCGCGATGATCGCGGCGGCGGCGTATCCCAAGTACGTCGCGCGGGAGTTCGCTCCGCTGGATTTCTCGGCGGAGGCCGGGCTGGTGCTGCGGTAAAAGCGCTCTTGGCTCTTGGCTGCGCCGGCGAGTCGCCGGCGCCTACCCGCGTAGAGGACCAGGCCAAAAGCCAAGAGCCAAAAGCGATTTCCGTCCTATAGTTCCCACGCAAAACTTTTCAGAACAGCCGCCCGTGCGCCGCGTCTTAGCGGACGAGGGCGAGCGATGGCGGTACCGGAGCAGGCGATCTTGGCGAACCCGTTCGCGAGCGCAGTGGCAGCCGACGCGGTCGAGCAGCTGGTGCGCGCGCACGCGCGGTTCGTCTTCCAGGTCGCGTACTCGGTGCTGCGGCACGCGCACGACGCCGAAGACGTGGTGCAGGAGACGTTCCTGCGGGTGATGAAGCACCAGGCGGAGCTGCCGGCAGTGCGGGATGAGAAAGCGTGGCTGGCGCGCATCGCGTGGCGGCTGGCGGTGGACAGGCGTCGCGGGCAGCCGGAGATGGCGAGCGATCCGGATGCGGTCCTGGGGCAGATGCAGGCACGCGGGATGAACGCGGAGCAGGCGCTCGCGTGCGGCGAGACGAAGGCGCTGCTGGAGTCGCTGATCGCCGCGCTGCCGGTGGAGCTGCGCGAGCCGCTGCAACTCTCGACCGTGCACGAGATGACGTCGAGCGAAGTGGCGGCGGTGCTGGGAATACCGGAAGCGACGGTGCGGACCAGGGTGTTCCGGGCGCGGCAGATGCTGAAAGAGAAGCTGGCGGTGCTTCTGGAATCAAATGCAGGGCGGAAGTGAAGTCATGAACGAACACGAAGAAAAACTCGAACGGATGCTGGACGCGGCGCTGGCGGAGTACGGTGCGGCCGAACCGCTCGCGGGGCTGGAGGAGCGAGTGCTCGGCCGGCTGCACGCCGAGCCGGAGCACGCGCGGCCATGGTGGATGTGGGGCGCGGTGGCGGCCGCGGCGGCGCTGGTGTTGGTCGCGCTGCTCGTGATGTCGCGGAGCGAGCCGAAGAGCGCGCCGG of the Terriglobales bacterium genome contains:
- a CDS encoding RNA polymerase sigma factor; amino-acid sequence: MAVPEQAILANPFASAVAADAVEQLVRAHARFVFQVAYSVLRHAHDAEDVVQETFLRVMKHQAELPAVRDEKAWLARIAWRLAVDRRRGQPEMASDPDAVLGQMQARGMNAEQALACGETKALLESLIAALPVELREPLQLSTVHEMTSSEVAAVLGIPEATVRTRVFRARQMLKEKLAVLLESNAGRK